One genomic segment of Jaculus jaculus isolate mJacJac1 chromosome 2, mJacJac1.mat.Y.cur, whole genome shotgun sequence includes these proteins:
- the LOC101606980 gene encoding LOW QUALITY PROTEIN: small EDRK-rich factor 1-like (The sequence of the model RefSeq protein was modified relative to this genomic sequence to represent the inferred CDS: deleted 2 bases in 2 codons), with protein MARGNQRELAHQKNMKKPQEISKGKRKEDSLTTSQRKQRDSAIMRQKQKAANEKTSMQPREK; from the exons ATGGCCCGTGGAAATCAACGA GAGCTTGCCCaccagaaaaatatg aaaaaacccCAGGAAATTAGCAAGGGCAAAAGAAAAGAGGATAGCTTGACTACCTCTCAGAGAAAGCAGAGGGACTCTGCGATCATGCGGCAAAAGCAGAAGGCAGCCAATGAGAAGACGTCTATGCAGCCGAGAGAAAAATGA